In the Leptospira limi genome, one interval contains:
- a CDS encoding LIC12015 family putative lipoprotein, translated as MIRNKLIHRVMLLGLILLPLINCAKDSEILATFDGGTVTRREMNFVIEASKRGNTEPQPISADIQAKILESIALEKILLKDAIKANKVSEADVTKIESLVRDFLKLNVYMREYVKNGLKSKPLEFINLQLALVRGEDEAENLKKAQDLANRLNTLSDKEVAIEIAKVTDDMTRKPIGGKLEPFCTNCAETPLEDILSEVRGVKQGKFIAYAKQGEGRIAYVVRSLGTEKVHPERLRKYFTSVFDAYKEEAIEYGKTHEDAETKASIAYFTEGESADKANQFASHTMKEYEQGLYQKELKKITEESGITVANLPRFTGPDDVDPKVFTPEYSLYSSKDGKSYTWKDLTADFDAIPSQLKQEYKTEKAKTWDMLNLFQSTILQGKIAETSKRVQKVDSEIGYLMQLDKMKVSLALKSLQDEIKAIPVTVTEAQMRDAYEAGKLYAYSDQDPKNPQNRIPKPYAAVRERIKSEMEGSQRNSFIEQKVSGLKTTYNLVIASDRLKEVTL; from the coding sequence ATGATTCGAAACAAACTAATACATCGAGTGATGTTACTCGGTTTAATTCTCCTGCCCCTGATCAATTGTGCAAAGGATTCTGAAATCCTAGCTACGTTCGATGGTGGGACTGTAACTCGAAGAGAGATGAATTTTGTAATTGAAGCTTCAAAACGTGGCAACACGGAACCACAACCCATTAGCGCCGACATCCAAGCCAAAATATTAGAAAGTATCGCCTTGGAAAAAATTTTACTAAAAGATGCAATCAAAGCAAATAAAGTCTCTGAAGCAGATGTAACTAAAATTGAATCGTTAGTAAGAGATTTCTTAAAGCTCAATGTTTATATGCGTGAATATGTAAAAAATGGTTTAAAATCAAAACCATTAGAATTTATCAATTTACAACTTGCTTTAGTCCGTGGTGAAGATGAGGCAGAGAATTTGAAAAAAGCCCAAGATCTTGCCAATCGTTTGAACACTCTATCAGACAAAGAAGTTGCTATCGAAATCGCAAAAGTTACTGATGATATGACTAGAAAACCAATTGGTGGAAAATTAGAACCTTTCTGCACCAATTGTGCAGAGACTCCACTCGAAGACATTTTAAGTGAAGTTAGAGGTGTAAAACAAGGTAAATTCATTGCCTACGCAAAACAAGGCGAAGGAAGAATTGCATACGTAGTACGTTCTCTAGGAACGGAAAAAGTACATCCGGAAAGACTTCGTAAGTATTTTACATCAGTATTTGATGCATACAAAGAAGAAGCAATCGAATATGGTAAAACCCATGAAGACGCAGAAACCAAAGCAAGTATTGCATACTTTACAGAAGGTGAATCTGCTGATAAAGCAAACCAGTTTGCATCTCATACAATGAAAGAGTATGAGCAAGGTTTGTACCAAAAAGAACTTAAAAAAATCACAGAAGAAAGTGGAATCACTGTAGCAAACCTTCCTCGATTTACTGGTCCAGATGATGTGGATCCAAAAGTATTCACTCCAGAATATAGCCTATACTCAAGTAAAGATGGGAAAAGTTATACTTGGAAAGATTTAACTGCTGATTTTGATGCAATCCCTTCCCAACTCAAACAAGAATACAAAACGGAAAAAGCAAAAACTTGGGATATGCTGAACCTTTTCCAATCTACGATCCTCCAAGGAAAAATTGCTGAAACTTCCAAAAGAGTGCAAAAGGTAGATAGTGAAATTGGTTACTTAATGCAATTGGATAAAATGAAAGTGAGTTTGGCATTAAAATCGCTTCAAGATGAGATCAAAGCCATCCCTGTAACGGTAACAGAAGCACAAATGCGTGATGCCTATGAAGCTGGAAAATTATATGCTTATTCTGACCAAGATCCAAAAAATCCACAAAATCGAATTCCAAAGCCGTATGCAGCTGTAAGAGAACGAATTAAATCAGAAATGGAAGGTTCACAACGAAATTCGTTCATTGAACAAAAAGTTTCAGGCCTAAAAACTACTTATAACTTAGTGATCGCAAGTGATCGACTAAAAGAAGTTACACTATAG
- a CDS encoding helix-turn-helix domain-containing protein yields MLRKKRGIKQYDMARALGVSPSYLSKIETGAQDPTEKFKSSCAKYLKTSVDKLFNESAVEDIYPEFSNGLKNKLWAVRRELGIKQYDFAKKLKVSTPFLSKVELGLLEPPEDFKNLVSKVLKMEKNELFLG; encoded by the coding sequence ATGCTTCGAAAGAAGAGAGGCATCAAACAGTACGATATGGCAAGGGCTCTGGGGGTATCTCCGAGTTATCTTTCCAAAATTGAGACTGGTGCCCAAGATCCGACTGAAAAATTTAAGTCATCTTGTGCCAAGTATCTCAAAACGTCCGTTGATAAACTCTTTAACGAAAGCGCTGTGGAAGACATCTACCCTGAGTTTTCCAATGGATTGAAAAACAAACTTTGGGCAGTTCGACGTGAGTTAGGAATCAAACAATATGATTTCGCAAAGAAATTAAAAGTTTCGACTCCGTTCCTGTCAAAAGTGGAACTTGGACTTTTAGAACCACCAGAAGATTTTAAGAACCTGGTATCTAAAGTTCTCAAAATGGAAAAAAACGAGCTTTTTTTAGGCTAA
- a CDS encoding sodium-dependent transporter: protein MKERQAEHQDGWASRVGLILAVASGAIGLGNFLRFPGQAAQNGGGAFMVPYIISFLLLGIPVCLAEWTMGRMGGKHGHSTPFIFREYLKGFPLKLSGTIGVMIPVMIYVYYVFIESWCLAYAYYFLTGQMSLSATTRDGMTIEASSFFMNLTGAGENGSSFQSPILIFFLICVLFNFLLVYRGLSKGLEAFAKIAMPLMGICATIILVRVLTIPGIEQGLAVMWNPDWSKLTEPKVWISAAGQIFFSLSTGFGIALVFSSFLKKKDDVVLSSLSSASLNEFAEVVFGGMITIPVAFLFLGIQATSFGTFGMGFIALPSVFGMMPGGNFFGGLWFLVLFLAAITSSVTMLQPGILFLEEGYRIGRRKSSLLLFLFTFVLCLPIVYFNKDFAALDIADFYIGTIMIYILASIQIFIFVFKIGVDRGEADANEGSLIPFPKLIKFVLKYITPWFLLFIFVSFCYMNLPEYLDKMNPEVMGLLAENKGQNVDDAKTKAIVARSVVIGLILIYGFIYLLVSKALDSRHEKVTK, encoded by the coding sequence ATGAAAGAGAGACAAGCGGAACACCAAGATGGTTGGGCCAGTCGAGTCGGTTTAATTTTAGCTGTTGCCAGTGGAGCCATAGGGCTTGGAAATTTTTTACGTTTCCCTGGACAAGCAGCACAAAACGGTGGTGGCGCCTTCATGGTCCCTTACATCATCAGTTTTCTGTTACTGGGGATCCCTGTTTGTTTGGCAGAATGGACGATGGGAAGAATGGGTGGAAAACATGGTCATAGTACGCCTTTCATCTTTCGCGAATACTTGAAAGGATTCCCTCTCAAACTTTCAGGTACCATTGGAGTCATGATTCCAGTCATGATTTATGTGTACTATGTATTCATCGAATCTTGGTGTTTAGCATACGCTTATTATTTCTTAACAGGCCAAATGTCATTATCTGCAACCACAAGGGATGGTATGACAATAGAAGCCTCTTCCTTTTTTATGAATCTGACTGGTGCTGGCGAAAATGGTTCTAGTTTCCAATCACCCATCCTCATTTTCTTTTTGATCTGTGTATTGTTTAATTTTTTACTCGTTTACCGTGGCCTTTCAAAAGGTCTAGAGGCGTTTGCAAAAATTGCAATGCCACTCATGGGAATCTGCGCCACAATCATCTTAGTCAGAGTTCTCACAATCCCTGGAATTGAACAGGGACTTGCCGTTATGTGGAATCCAGATTGGTCTAAACTTACCGAACCAAAAGTTTGGATCAGTGCTGCCGGGCAAATTTTCTTTTCCTTATCAACAGGATTTGGGATTGCACTTGTATTCTCTAGTTTTCTTAAGAAAAAAGACGATGTTGTTTTATCCAGTTTGTCTTCTGCTTCGCTCAATGAGTTCGCAGAAGTTGTGTTTGGTGGAATGATTACAATTCCAGTGGCATTTTTATTTTTAGGCATACAGGCAACTTCTTTTGGTACCTTTGGAATGGGATTTATTGCATTACCATCTGTTTTTGGGATGATGCCTGGAGGGAATTTTTTTGGAGGGCTTTGGTTTTTAGTCCTTTTCCTTGCCGCCATTACTTCTTCGGTTACGATGTTACAACCTGGTATCTTATTTTTAGAAGAAGGATACCGTATTGGAAGGCGCAAGTCATCCCTACTCCTTTTCCTTTTTACATTTGTTTTGTGTTTACCCATCGTATACTTCAATAAAGATTTTGCCGCATTGGATATTGCTGATTTTTATATTGGAACCATTATGATATATATTTTGGCATCCATTCAAATCTTCATCTTTGTCTTTAAGATTGGTGTGGACAGAGGAGAGGCGGATGCCAATGAAGGAAGTCTCATTCCATTTCCCAAACTCATCAAATTTGTTCTGAAATACATCACTCCATGGTTTTTACTTTTTATCTTTGTATCCTTTTGTTATATGAACTTACCTGAATACTTGGATAAGATGAATCCTGAGGTCATGGGTCTCCTGGCAGAAAACAAAGGTCAAAATGTAGATGATGCAAAAACAAAAGCAATTGTGGCAAGGTCAGTTGTGATAGGTCTGATACTCATATATGGTTTTATTTATTTATTGGTTTCAAAAGCACTCGATTCTAGACATGAAAAGGTTACAAAATGA
- a CDS encoding ATP-dependent DNA helicase, with protein sequence MDVNSVFTKQLPKLWKDYEVRKEQMEMSEAIESAFNQGSNWVIEAGTGVGKSLAYLIPSALFSLENECTVVVSTETKSLQDQLLYKDIPLVSEALGVPINAMVALGASNYLCKRKYNRVMERGDFGPEMESSISYFVNWEKQTESGIRAEYDGFLSNSFWSSVARESDNCLGRNCPNFSSSYYFLEKEKWKKANILIVNHHLLASHLAGDFKLLPPFSQLVIDEAHVFPEIVGKAFGSEIRYELILNLLHYLYYPEKRTGLVLKIKSNEKIIKQIEASIGYANDFFRMLLSAIPLQFNQFATRHTERIKLDNGALEDTLADLSSSLESLLSKYKKDSDDMEEKELALGLEMVSGNLKKASSFLTDFRLKTNPNLVFWIEPPSQVTKDPFYYLFSQPKNTDEILANTLFPNMDSVVLTSATLSPTAGNFQYFLKEVGTSDVKTKTLSSPFQYNTHSLLFVPKQIADPVSDPKRNKTDLSYWITRLLKLSEGDAFVLFTSNKLLSELYEEIRNLVPYPIFAQTEMGPIAAKREFLANQNSVLFGVSSFWQGVDIKGDKLRNVIVTKLPFQVPTEPVLQAKMEDMEKKGKSPFWEMQVPKTCLLLRQGFGRLIRSQSDTGMVSILDPRIHTKSYGKNVLQSLPKGVPLITEFNELERKFHLLPK encoded by the coding sequence TTGGACGTAAATTCGGTTTTTACAAAACAACTTCCAAAACTTTGGAAGGATTATGAAGTTCGAAAAGAACAGATGGAAATGTCCGAAGCCATTGAGTCTGCCTTCAACCAAGGATCCAATTGGGTGATCGAAGCAGGTACGGGTGTTGGAAAATCTTTGGCGTATCTCATCCCAAGTGCTTTGTTTTCCTTGGAAAATGAATGTACTGTCGTAGTCTCAACGGAAACTAAATCCTTACAGGACCAATTATTGTACAAAGACATTCCTCTAGTTTCGGAAGCACTTGGTGTTCCGATCAATGCAATGGTTGCTTTAGGGGCCAGTAATTATTTATGCAAACGTAAATACAATCGAGTGATGGAACGTGGGGATTTTGGACCAGAAATGGAATCGTCAATTTCTTACTTCGTCAATTGGGAGAAACAAACGGAAAGTGGTATTCGTGCTGAATATGATGGGTTTTTATCGAATTCCTTCTGGTCATCGGTAGCAAGAGAGTCTGACAATTGTTTGGGGAGAAATTGTCCCAATTTTAGTTCCTCCTATTATTTTTTAGAAAAGGAAAAATGGAAAAAAGCAAATATCTTAATTGTAAACCACCATTTACTCGCAAGTCATTTGGCTGGAGATTTTAAGTTATTACCACCATTTTCTCAATTGGTGATTGATGAAGCCCATGTGTTTCCTGAAATTGTTGGCAAAGCATTTGGTTCAGAAATTCGATACGAGCTGATTCTAAATCTTCTCCATTATTTATATTATCCAGAAAAAAGAACAGGCCTTGTCTTAAAAATTAAATCGAATGAAAAAATCATAAAACAAATTGAAGCAAGTATCGGTTATGCGAATGATTTTTTTCGTATGTTACTGTCTGCGATTCCTTTGCAGTTTAATCAATTTGCCACTCGCCATACGGAGCGAATCAAACTTGATAATGGTGCTTTGGAAGATACATTGGCGGATCTTTCCTCAAGTTTAGAATCCCTGTTATCTAAATACAAAAAAGATAGTGATGATATGGAAGAAAAGGAACTTGCTCTAGGCCTTGAGATGGTTTCAGGAAACTTAAAAAAAGCCTCTTCCTTTCTCACTGATTTCCGATTGAAAACAAATCCAAACTTAGTGTTTTGGATCGAACCTCCTTCGCAAGTGACAAAAGATCCATTTTACTATTTGTTTTCCCAACCTAAAAATACTGACGAGATACTAGCAAATACATTGTTCCCTAATATGGATTCCGTTGTGTTAACCTCAGCAACTCTTTCGCCAACTGCTGGTAATTTTCAGTATTTTTTGAAAGAAGTAGGAACTAGTGATGTGAAAACAAAAACGCTAAGTTCTCCATTTCAATATAATACTCATTCCCTCTTATTTGTTCCCAAACAAATTGCAGATCCAGTTTCAGATCCCAAACGAAATAAAACAGATTTATCCTATTGGATCACTCGATTGTTAAAACTTTCCGAAGGAGATGCTTTTGTTCTATTTACTTCCAATAAACTCCTTTCGGAACTTTACGAAGAAATTCGAAACTTAGTTCCCTATCCTATTTTTGCTCAAACGGAAATGGGGCCAATTGCCGCCAAACGTGAGTTTCTTGCGAATCAGAATAGTGTTTTATTTGGAGTGTCGAGTTTTTGGCAAGGTGTGGATATCAAAGGAGATAAACTCAGGAATGTGATTGTCACAAAACTTCCTTTCCAAGTACCCACAGAACCAGTTTTACAGGCAAAAATGGAAGATATGGAAAAAAAAGGGAAAAGCCCTTTCTGGGAAATGCAAGTTCCAAAAACATGTTTGTTACTCCGCCAAGGGTTTGGAAGGCTTATCCGATCCCAATCTGACACGGGTATGGTGAGTATCCTCGATCCAAGGATTCATACAAAATCCTATGGAAAAAACGTCTTGCAAAGTTTACCGAAAGGGGTTCCTCTCATAACGGAATTTAACGAATTGGAAAGAAAATTCCATTTATTGCCGAAGTGA
- the asnS gene encoding asparagine--tRNA ligase, translating to MIPSLDPNSSHPTMSDESLPLQGWVQGLRGNNHVQFLQLRTNGKILQVVCEKESLGEDLFKQIKSLPQETSLIVHGNWQENEKAPGGRELTLSSFTVVGASSDYPITPKDHGPDFLHNHRHLWLRSKRQLAIQRVRSELSFAIREFFRNDGYTLIDTPILTGSIGESAGTLFSTEYFDLGQAYLAQTGQLYLETAAFAHSKVYCFGPTFRAEKSKTKRHLTEFWMVEAETAFLGHHGNLDLQERFVKSVLKTTIERTIEDLKTLERDPLPLLQTLEKPFPRVEYGDAILILKEAGENIEWGEDINAEREQILTTHFGTAIFIQNFPRAIKAFYMKQNPSDPRTVLSADLIAPDGIGEIIGGSEREESYDKIVERLKEEGLPPEDYSWYLDLRKYGSVPHAGFGMGLERVIAWVCGLPHIRECIPFPRMIYRLTP from the coding sequence ATGATTCCAAGTTTAGATCCAAATTCATCCCATCCTACCATGTCTGACGAATCCCTTCCTTTACAAGGTTGGGTACAAGGCCTTCGAGGCAATAACCACGTACAATTTTTACAACTCAGGACCAATGGAAAAATCCTACAAGTGGTCTGTGAAAAGGAATCCCTGGGGGAGGATCTCTTCAAACAAATCAAAAGTTTACCCCAAGAAACTTCGCTTATCGTCCATGGGAACTGGCAGGAGAATGAAAAAGCACCTGGTGGTCGAGAGCTCACTCTTTCCTCTTTTACTGTTGTAGGTGCATCTTCCGATTATCCTATCACTCCGAAAGATCATGGACCCGATTTTTTACATAACCATAGGCATTTGTGGTTACGATCCAAACGGCAACTTGCCATCCAAAGGGTCAGGTCTGAATTGTCATTTGCGATCCGCGAATTTTTCCGTAACGATGGCTATACGCTCATTGACACACCCATTTTGACTGGATCCATCGGTGAATCTGCAGGAACCTTATTTTCCACCGAATATTTCGATTTAGGCCAAGCGTATTTAGCACAAACAGGCCAATTGTATTTGGAAACCGCAGCGTTTGCTCACTCGAAAGTGTATTGTTTTGGTCCCACATTCCGTGCTGAAAAAAGTAAAACCAAACGCCACTTAACCGAATTTTGGATGGTGGAAGCAGAAACTGCCTTCCTTGGGCATCATGGGAACCTGGACTTACAAGAGCGATTTGTAAAATCAGTATTAAAAACCACCATTGAACGCACAATAGAAGATTTAAAGACTCTCGAACGAGACCCTCTACCTCTCCTCCAAACCCTAGAGAAACCTTTCCCCCGAGTGGAATATGGAGATGCCATCCTAATCCTAAAAGAGGCAGGAGAAAATATCGAATGGGGGGAAGACATCAATGCCGAAAGGGAACAAATCTTAACCACTCATTTTGGTACAGCCATCTTCATCCAAAATTTCCCGAGAGCCATCAAAGCTTTTTATATGAAACAAAACCCTAGTGACCCAAGGACAGTTCTCTCTGCTGACTTAATTGCACCAGACGGAATTGGTGAAATCATAGGAGGGTCAGAAAGGGAAGAGTCTTACGACAAAATTGTGGAACGGCTCAAAGAAGAAGGCCTACCACCGGAAGATTATTCCTGGTATTTGGACCTAAGGAAGTATGGATCGGTCCCACACGCAGGTTTTGGGATGGGTCTAGAACGGGTGATTGCTTGGGTTTGTGGATTACCACATATCCGAGAGTGTATTCCTTTCCCTAGAATGATTTACCGATTAACACCATAA
- the folD gene encoding bifunctional methylenetetrahydrofolate dehydrogenase/methenyltetrahydrofolate cyclohydrolase FolD: MKSSILLDGKAISEKIRNRIQETLAKAKAEGKGIPTLATILVGNNPASETYVNMKVKACEKVGMNSRYIRLKEETTTEELLDEIRKLNSDPSINGILLQHPVPHQIDERKAFDAIALEKDVDGVTTVSFGNLSMNGEAYYPCTPYGMVLLLQEYGIDVTGKHAVVVGRSPILGKPMAIMLTNLNATVTLCHSKTKNLPDLVKQADIIVGAVGKPEFIKADWIKDGAVILDAGYNVGNVGDIEVSKAKDKSSYYTPVPGGVGPMTISVLLLQTMYSFLGQFSPKLDSHATNR; the protein is encoded by the coding sequence ATGAAATCTAGCATCCTATTAGACGGTAAAGCGATTTCCGAAAAAATCCGAAATCGAATCCAAGAAACATTAGCAAAAGCGAAAGCAGAAGGTAAGGGAATTCCTACCCTTGCCACCATCCTTGTTGGGAATAACCCTGCATCCGAAACCTATGTCAATATGAAGGTGAAAGCCTGTGAAAAAGTAGGAATGAATTCGCGTTACATTCGTTTGAAAGAAGAAACTACCACCGAAGAGCTCTTAGACGAAATTCGTAAATTAAATTCTGATCCATCGATCAATGGGATTTTATTACAACACCCAGTTCCCCATCAAATTGATGAACGTAAGGCTTTTGATGCAATTGCATTAGAAAAAGATGTAGATGGTGTGACAACGGTTTCCTTTGGAAATTTATCTATGAATGGTGAGGCTTACTATCCGTGCACTCCGTACGGTATGGTTCTACTTTTGCAAGAATATGGAATTGATGTTACAGGGAAACATGCAGTGGTTGTAGGAAGATCACCAATTTTAGGGAAACCTATGGCGATTATGTTAACCAATTTGAACGCTACTGTCACCCTTTGCCATTCCAAAACTAAAAATTTACCTGATCTAGTCAAACAAGCTGATATCATCGTTGGTGCTGTGGGCAAACCTGAATTTATCAAAGCAGATTGGATAAAAGATGGCGCAGTGATTTTGGATGCTGGGTATAACGTTGGTAATGTGGGGGATATCGAAGTTTCAAAAGCAAAAGATAAATCTTCCTACTACACTCCTGTTCCTGGTGGTGTAGGTCCTATGACCATTTCCGTTCTTCTTTTACAGACTATGTATAGTTTTTTAGGTCAATTTTCTCCTAAGTTGGATTCTCATGCCACAAACCGTTAG
- a CDS encoding acetylxylan esterase: MPQTVSFDECFQTIPKLDPPSDLDSFWKSGIGELKKVPIKATYKTVLKGSFIWESLNDISFQSIDNHVLHGKLAIPRKRGDRPVVVYFHDYLAVPEEIQKGYSDLGVAQLHITLRGHGEEMIQIPVDPTTGKSPIGWTPNYFAHGLDQKEEFYMRKLYLDVIRTIEFLRLSDGIDGDQIILHGKSLGSALAVFGAAYSDRIKGLILETPSFCYIDKEQMSLKGNPWVRELTPFFEKRATKKIDYKKELSYFDAMNFAKKIKIPALFSCGMEDQISHPKSTFALFNHMNCDKRMQLYPTEGNEAGKEKQPQANLEFVKEIFAL; encoded by the coding sequence ATGCCACAAACCGTTAGTTTTGACGAATGTTTTCAAACAATTCCAAAACTAGATCCACCAAGTGATTTAGATAGTTTTTGGAAATCAGGGATAGGTGAACTCAAAAAAGTTCCGATCAAAGCTACTTATAAAACAGTTTTAAAGGGTTCTTTCATCTGGGAATCTTTGAATGATATCAGTTTTCAAAGTATCGACAATCATGTGTTACATGGAAAATTAGCAATCCCAAGAAAACGTGGGGATCGTCCTGTTGTCGTTTATTTTCACGATTATCTTGCGGTTCCAGAGGAAATCCAAAAAGGATATTCTGATTTGGGTGTTGCCCAACTTCATATCACATTACGTGGGCATGGCGAAGAAATGATCCAAATTCCGGTAGATCCGACAACTGGTAAATCGCCGATTGGATGGACTCCCAATTATTTTGCCCATGGCCTTGACCAAAAAGAAGAGTTTTATATGAGAAAACTCTATTTAGATGTGATACGTACGATAGAATTTCTAAGACTTTCTGATGGAATCGATGGTGATCAAATTATTCTCCATGGTAAATCACTGGGATCCGCTTTGGCTGTGTTTGGTGCGGCTTATTCTGATCGTATCAAAGGACTTATTTTAGAAACACCTTCATTTTGTTATATTGATAAGGAACAAATGTCCTTAAAAGGAAATCCTTGGGTGCGAGAACTCACTCCATTTTTTGAGAAACGAGCCACCAAAAAAATAGATTATAAAAAAGAATTATCATATTTTGATGCGATGAATTTTGCAAAAAAAATAAAAATTCCTGCCCTATTTTCTTGTGGAATGGAAGACCAAATCTCCCATCCAAAATCAACATTTGCACTATTCAATCATATGAACTGTGATAAACGAATGCAGTTATATCCAACAGAAGGAAACGAAGCTGGAAAAGAAAAACAACCACAAGCGAATTTAGAATTCGTAAAAGAAATTTTTGCCTTATGA
- the cysS gene encoding cysteine--tRNA ligase, producing MIPFVFLNTKSGKKEPFVPKDPNSVSIYSCGPTVYNFAHIGNIRSFLFVDILRRSLLLGGYKLNQSMNITDIDDKIINESIKRNISVEEFTKPWTEEFFKDLSTLQVQTLEHYPKATESIEDMVSLVETLQSNGLVYEREGNVYFSIQKFNRYGELSKIDVSGMKSGVRYDADEYEKDDVRDFVLWKNQKTKDEKCWHTRLGTGRPGWHLECSAMIRKIYGSGIDIHTGGIDLLFPHHENEFAQTTGAYPNEEFVGTWLHCEHLLVDGEKMSKSKGNFYTLRDILEKGYEPKVIRFHLISAHYRSKLNFSLAKLEESKVSLDRIQNTIYRLLDSGSLWNLIPNDGKNLVFSLPEITKLNDDFLNALADDLNVPKALAILHELVRIVNQTLDQTKIENVNLFYEEALRLFLKMNELFAVFSFEKPKANLEGISEEWVLEQIENRKLAKQNKDFVTADNIRKELENKGILLADTKEGITTWKKAP from the coding sequence TTGATTCCTTTTGTCTTTTTAAATACAAAATCTGGAAAAAAAGAACCTTTTGTTCCCAAGGATCCTAATTCAGTGTCCATCTATTCATGTGGACCAACAGTTTATAATTTTGCTCATATAGGGAATATAAGATCATTTTTATTCGTAGATATCTTGCGTCGTTCCCTTTTGTTAGGTGGCTATAAGTTAAATCAGTCAATGAATATTACTGACATTGATGATAAAATCATTAATGAATCCATAAAACGTAACATCAGTGTGGAAGAGTTTACAAAACCTTGGACGGAAGAGTTTTTTAAAGATTTATCAACGTTACAAGTTCAAACTCTGGAACATTATCCCAAAGCGACAGAATCCATTGAGGATATGGTGTCTCTAGTCGAAACTTTACAATCGAATGGCTTAGTCTACGAACGAGAAGGAAATGTTTATTTTTCCATTCAGAAGTTCAATCGATATGGTGAGTTGTCAAAAATTGATGTATCTGGAATGAAATCTGGCGTTCGTTATGATGCGGATGAATACGAAAAAGACGATGTGAGAGATTTTGTATTGTGGAAAAACCAGAAAACAAAGGACGAAAAATGTTGGCATACTCGATTAGGTACGGGTAGGCCTGGTTGGCACCTAGAATGTTCTGCCATGATTCGCAAAATTTATGGTTCTGGGATTGACATTCATACTGGTGGAATTGATTTACTCTTCCCTCACCATGAAAACGAATTCGCACAAACAACAGGTGCGTATCCAAATGAGGAGTTTGTAGGAACTTGGCTTCACTGCGAACACTTATTAGTTGATGGTGAAAAGATGTCAAAGAGTAAGGGAAATTTTTATACCTTACGCGATATTCTAGAAAAAGGATACGAGCCAAAAGTCATTCGTTTTCATTTAATATCAGCTCATTATAGAAGTAAGTTAAATTTTTCTTTGGCGAAATTGGAAGAATCGAAAGTTTCTTTAGACAGAATTCAAAATACAATCTATCGATTATTGGACAGTGGCTCATTATGGAATTTGATTCCAAATGATGGTAAAAATTTAGTTTTTTCCTTACCTGAAATAACCAAACTCAATGATGATTTTTTAAATGCTTTAGCAGATGATCTCAATGTCCCCAAGGCACTTGCGATTCTTCATGAACTTGTACGAATTGTAAACCAAACACTAGACCAAACTAAAATAGAGAATGTAAATCTTTTTTATGAAGAAGCTCTTCGTTTGTTTTTGAAAATGAATGAACTATTTGCGGTATTTTCATTTGAAAAACCAAAGGCGAATTTGGAAGGAATTTCTGAAGAGTGGGTTTTGGAACAAATCGAAAATCGAAAATTAGCAAAACAGAATAAAGATTTTGTTACTGCTGACAATATACGAAAAGAGTTGGAAAACAAAGGCATCCTTCTCGCTGACACAAAAGAAGGAATCACAACATGGAAAAAAGCCCCGTAG